From Mus pahari chromosome 20, PAHARI_EIJ_v1.1, whole genome shotgun sequence, the proteins below share one genomic window:
- the Aktip gene encoding AKT-interacting protein isoform X3, translated as MNPLWSMSAGSVRKRAEGEEKILAGDVKTSPPRSAPKKQLPSIPKNALPISKPTSPAPAAQSTNGTHASYGPFYLEYSLLAEFTLVVKQKLPGVYVQPSYRSALVWFGVIFIRHGLYQDGVFKFTVYIPDNYPDGDCPRLLFDIPVFHPLVDPTSGELDVKRAFAKWRRNHNHIWQVLMYARRVFYKIDTTSPLNPEAAVLYEKDIQLFKSKVVDSVKVCTARLFDQPKIEDPYAISFSPWNPSVHDEAREKMLTQKT; from the exons ATGAACCCTTTGTGGAGCATGTCTGCAGGCTCTGTGCGCAAA CGAGCTGAAGGTGAAGAGAAGATATTAGCAGGAGATGTGAAAACCAGTCCTCCACGAAGTGCACCCAAAAAACAGCTACCTTCTATTCCCAAAAATGCTCTACCCATATCGAAGCCTACGTCTCCTGCCCCAGCAGCGCAGTCAACAAATGGCACCCATGCCTCTTATGGACCCTTCTACCTGGAGTATTCGCTTCTTGCAGAATT TACTCTGGTAGTGAAGCAGAAGCTGCCAGGAGTCTACGTCCAGCCATCTTACCGCTCTGCACTCG TGTGGTTTGGAGTAATATTCATACGGCACGGGCTGTATCAGGATGGCGTATTCAAGTTTACGGTGTATATTCCTGATAATTATCCTGATGGCGACTGTCCA CGCTTGCTGTTTGATATTCCCGTCTTTCACCCACTAGTTGATCCCACCTCGGGTGAGCTGGATGTGAAAAGAGCATTCGCAAAGTGGAG GCGGAACCATAATCATATATGGCAGGTGTTAATGTATGCGAGGAGAGTCTTCTACAAGATCGACACGACGAGCCCCCTAAACCCAGAGGCCGCAGTGCT GTATGAAAAAGACattcagctttttaaaagtaaagtggTCGACAGTGTTAAAGTGTGTACTGCTCGTCTGTTTGACCAGCCGAAGATAGAAGACCCCTATGCCATTAG CTTTTCTCCGTGGAACCCTTCTGTACATGATGAGGCCAGAGAAAAGATGCTGACTCAGAAG
- the Aktip gene encoding AKT-interacting protein isoform X1, translating into MNPLWSMSAGSVRKRAEGEEKILAGDVKTSPPRSAPKKQLPSIPKNALPISKPTSPAPAAQSTNGTHASYGPFYLEYSLLAEFTLVVKQKLPGVYVQPSYRSALVWFGVIFIRHGLYQDGVFKFTVYIPDNYPDGDCPRLLFDIPVFHPLVDPTSGELDVKRAFAKWRRNHNHIWQVLMYARRVFYKIDTTSPLNPEAAVLYEKDIQLFKSKVVDSVKVCTARLFDQPKIEDPYAISFSPWNPSVHDEAREKMLTQKKKPEEQHNKSVHVAGLSWVKPGSVQPFSKEEKTVAT; encoded by the exons ATGAACCCTTTGTGGAGCATGTCTGCAGGCTCTGTGCGCAAA CGAGCTGAAGGTGAAGAGAAGATATTAGCAGGAGATGTGAAAACCAGTCCTCCACGAAGTGCACCCAAAAAACAGCTACCTTCTATTCCCAAAAATGCTCTACCCATATCGAAGCCTACGTCTCCTGCCCCAGCAGCGCAGTCAACAAATGGCACCCATGCCTCTTATGGACCCTTCTACCTGGAGTATTCGCTTCTTGCAGAATT TACTCTGGTAGTGAAGCAGAAGCTGCCAGGAGTCTACGTCCAGCCATCTTACCGCTCTGCACTCG TGTGGTTTGGAGTAATATTCATACGGCACGGGCTGTATCAGGATGGCGTATTCAAGTTTACGGTGTATATTCCTGATAATTATCCTGATGGCGACTGTCCA CGCTTGCTGTTTGATATTCCCGTCTTTCACCCACTAGTTGATCCCACCTCGGGTGAGCTGGATGTGAAAAGAGCATTCGCAAAGTGGAG GCGGAACCATAATCATATATGGCAGGTGTTAATGTATGCGAGGAGAGTCTTCTACAAGATCGACACGACGAGCCCCCTAAACCCAGAGGCCGCAGTGCT GTATGAAAAAGACattcagctttttaaaagtaaagtggTCGACAGTGTTAAAGTGTGTACTGCTCGTCTGTTTGACCAGCCGAAGATAGAAGACCCCTATGCCATTAG CTTTTCTCCGTGGAACCCTTCTGTACATGATGAGGCCAGAGAAAAGATGCTGACTCAGAAG AAGAAGCCTGAGGAACAGCACAATAAAAGTGTTCATGTTGCTGGCCTGTCATGGGTAAAGCCTGGCTCAGTACAACCTTTCagtaaagaagagaaaacagtagCAACCTAA
- the Aktip gene encoding AKT-interacting protein isoform X2: MNPLWSMSAGSVRKRAEGEEKILAGDVKTSPPRSAPKKQLPSIPKNALPISKPTSPAPAAQSTNGTHASYGPFYLEYSLLAEFTLVVKQKLPGVYVQPSYRSALVWFGVIFIRHGLYQDGVFKFTVYIPDNYPDGDCPRLLFDIPVFHPLVDPTSGELDVKRAFAKWRRNHNHIWQVLMYARRVFYKIDTTSPLNPEAAVLYEKDIQLFKSKVVDSVKVCTARLFDQPKIEDPYAISFSPWNPSVHDEAREKMLTQKKPEEQHNKSVHVAGLSWVKPGSVQPFSKEEKTVAT, encoded by the exons ATGAACCCTTTGTGGAGCATGTCTGCAGGCTCTGTGCGCAAA CGAGCTGAAGGTGAAGAGAAGATATTAGCAGGAGATGTGAAAACCAGTCCTCCACGAAGTGCACCCAAAAAACAGCTACCTTCTATTCCCAAAAATGCTCTACCCATATCGAAGCCTACGTCTCCTGCCCCAGCAGCGCAGTCAACAAATGGCACCCATGCCTCTTATGGACCCTTCTACCTGGAGTATTCGCTTCTTGCAGAATT TACTCTGGTAGTGAAGCAGAAGCTGCCAGGAGTCTACGTCCAGCCATCTTACCGCTCTGCACTCG TGTGGTTTGGAGTAATATTCATACGGCACGGGCTGTATCAGGATGGCGTATTCAAGTTTACGGTGTATATTCCTGATAATTATCCTGATGGCGACTGTCCA CGCTTGCTGTTTGATATTCCCGTCTTTCACCCACTAGTTGATCCCACCTCGGGTGAGCTGGATGTGAAAAGAGCATTCGCAAAGTGGAG GCGGAACCATAATCATATATGGCAGGTGTTAATGTATGCGAGGAGAGTCTTCTACAAGATCGACACGACGAGCCCCCTAAACCCAGAGGCCGCAGTGCT GTATGAAAAAGACattcagctttttaaaagtaaagtggTCGACAGTGTTAAAGTGTGTACTGCTCGTCTGTTTGACCAGCCGAAGATAGAAGACCCCTATGCCATTAG CTTTTCTCCGTGGAACCCTTCTGTACATGATGAGGCCAGAGAAAAGATGCTGACTCAGAAG AAGCCTGAGGAACAGCACAATAAAAGTGTTCATGTTGCTGGCCTGTCATGGGTAAAGCCTGGCTCAGTACAACCTTTCagtaaagaagagaaaacagtagCAACCTAA